In one Bombyx mori chromosome 22, ASM3026992v2 genomic region, the following are encoded:
- the LOC101739921 gene encoding holocytochrome c-type synthase → MGNKVSAEAHVNIKIGEKDVNPPPECPMHNKTEQKPKVSECPVQHGNDINPFNMMPPANQQPAPDQPFTLPTNRQVSSIPRAMPDGSTEFWVYPSQQMFWNAMLRKGWRWKDEDIKPKDMDDIIRIHNANNEQAWQEVLKWEALHAKECGHPRLKSFGGKATQYSPRARIRSWLGYELPFDRHDWIVDRCGKDVRYIIDYYDGGEVDNKYQFAMLDVRPAIDSVENVWDRMKVMYMRYRYELIGNKQTKLSN, encoded by the exons ATGGGGAATAAGGTGTCTGCTGAGGCTCACGTTAATATAAAAATCGGAGAGAAAGATGTGAATCCTCCACCTGAGTGCCCGATGCATAACAAAACGGAGCAGAAGCCAAAGGTTTCGGAATGTCCAGTACAACATGGAAATGATATCAATCCATTCAACATg ATGCCTCCGGCTAACCAACAACCTGCACCAGATCAGCCATTCACCTTGCCTACAAACCGACAAGTTTCCTCTATTCCTCGAGCAATGCCTGATGGCTCAACTGAATTCTGGGTTTATCCAAGTCAACAAATGTTTTGGAATGCTATGCTGCGTAAAGGCTGGCGTTGGAAAGATGAGGATATAAAACCAAAAGACATGGACGATATAATTAGGATACATAATGCTAATAATGAACAG GCTTGGCAAGAAGTTTTGAAATGGGAAGCCTTACACGCCAAAGAGTGTGGTCATCCTAGATTGAAGAGTTTTGGAGGCAAGGCGACTCAATATAGTCCTAGAGCACGTATACGTTCTTGGCTTGG GTATGAGTTACCATTCGACCGTCATGACTGGATTGTGGACAGATGTGGGAAGGACGTGCGCTATATCATTGATTATTACGACGGTGGTGAAGTCGATAACAAATATCAGTTTGCAATGTTGGATGTCAGGCCAGCAATAGACTCCGTTGAAAACGTTTGGGACAGAATGAAAGTAATGTACATGAGGTATAGATATGAATTGATCGGCAACAAACAAACGAAATTAAGTAACTAA
- the LOC101740057 gene encoding BRISC and BRCA1-A complex member 2 — MGTEAFGYFKNLSPAFRPYVQTLCEELKLGLCKTKIDVERISCLPDGEECQFRLLLPYCSKKLKWEILFDVSIPWFAPDFKFDDESFLISEDENFLEEKVPSLAKWNESDPRALSNVIFELVNLYKSHQIRKLSEDDSSRAYFEYSALLGDSLISESNIEVWVGTHVVEFLIKLNVDVGRLSELYSDGIEENPGIDTALLLVRYPNSTNAELILSPLLNKALGNISLPQMHPSTVLMDYVPMVTELLNRKIHDVLVNEKLKRDLLAFLVVKYEGAILEHDINSAAFLFEINDFHWILTVELGQFPEKSPILTLRSVYHSSKGKPKYKVLSSCPLNNFEEYVEQQVELFKNECKGSVTSSQLVSLEN, encoded by the exons atgggAACTGAAGCTTTTGGATATTTCAAAAATTTATCTCCAGCATTTCGTCCTTACGTACAAACATTATGTGAAGAATTAAAACTTG GCCTCTGCAAGACTAAAATAGATGTTGAAAGAATATCTTGTTTACCTGATGGAGAGGAATGCCAATTCCGTCTGCTATTACCTTATTGTTCTAAGAAATTGAAATGGGAAATATTATTTGATGTATCAATACCATGGTTTGCTCCGGACTTTAAGTTTGATGATGAAAGTTTTTTGATAAGTGAGGATGAAAACTTTCTTGAAGAGAAAGTCCCAAGTCTTGCTAAATGGAATGAAAGTGATCCTAGAGCTTTGAGTAATGTGATATTTGAGTTGGTCAATCTATACAAAAGTCATCAG ATTAGAAAACTGAGTGAGGATGATTCTTCAAGGGCTTATTTTGAATACAGTGCATTACTTGGTGATTCACTCATCTCTGAAAGTAACATCGAAGTTTGGGTTGGAACACATGTCGTTGAATTTTTGATAAAACTTAATGTTGACGTTGGAAGATTATCAGAGCTTTATAGTGATgg CATTGAAGAGAATCCCGGCATTGACACAGCATTGTTACTAGTGAGATATCCAAACTCGACAAACGCAGAACTGATACTATCACCTCTTCTTAATAAAGCCCTGGGGAACATTTCATTACCGCA AATGCATCCATCTACTGTTCTTATGGATTATGTACCTATGGTTACCGAACTGCTGAACAGAAAG ATACATGATGTACTTGTCAATGAAAAATTGAAAAGGGATTTATTAGCATTTTTGGTTGTTAAATATGAAGGTGCCATATTGGAACACGATATAAACAGTGCTGCCTTTCTATTTGAAATCAATGACTTCCATTGGATTTTAACAGTAGAATTGG gtCAATTTCCAGAAAAATCTCCAATTTTGACCTTAAGATCAGTTTACCACAGCAGTAAAGGAAAACCAAAATACAAAGTTCTCTCTTCTTGTCCATTAAACAACTTTGAAGAATATGTGGAACAACAAGTAGAATTATTCAAAAACGAATGTAAAGGATCAGTAACTAGTAGTCAACTCGTAAGCttggaaaattaa
- the LOC101739783 gene encoding large ribosomal subunit protein mL55, whose translation MICKLLSNYKGALINSLTKRYLNNNIACITKIHREVYSRMYYPTTIALPDGSTINVRYHEPRKIIKLPLDLSLLSEDERKARLEKRKPKKKVKITEDLGDSFNAKKYLKYIKK comes from the exons atgatttgcAAATTATTGTCAAATTATAAAGGCGCGTTAATAAACTCTTTAACAAAGAGATACCTTAATAACAACATTGCTTGTATAACGAAGATCCACAGGGAAGTCTACTCTCGAATGTACTACCCTACTACAATTGCTTTGCCGGATGGATCAACAATAAACGTTCGGTATCATGAACCTAGGAAAATTATTAAG TTGCCATTAGATTTATCATTGTTGTCTGAAGATGAAAGAAAAGCACGGCTGGAGAAACGAAAGCCCAAGAAGAAGGTCAAGATTACTGAAGATTTAGGAGATAGTTTCAATGCAAAAAAATAcctcaaatatataaaaaagtaa
- the LOC101739401 gene encoding choline transporter-like 1 isoform X1, whose protein sequence is MGCTQSEISPQSTPHETPKKGCTDVLWLVIYIVFWILMLIVACISFIYGNPQRLINGFDSFGNTCGVKSNKQLMNNSLSGINTLDKKYLFFMDVKELRKSLKICVKECPNKKLESLDDIKQFYRQTGSNLCNYPVNVNTLPNSAELHNYYGPCPTLPVYESFPLLNRCFPKKAQDIATKVFKDFYELLNSWDTIEQMLSDLYSSWKEMIICIIVAFLCSLLMVSILHLLATFVSWIFMIIVSIVSVAGTALLWYTYHELRTKQRSFDGSFLAESLKNEKAFLWYSIIATVITVILLLLVWVMRSRVSFLAALFRETAHCLGSIPALFLQPIITFLFLVVFFAFWSTVVVCLATANYPGIPFKSNFFVNETANNIYQSGRPAEALNGISKDTFKSIEFSPMWIHSMWWMCLISLIWGSEFILGCQQMTIAGAVSHWYFRGENSHPSPVLYSIGKLLKYHLGSVAKGSFLITLFKIPRLILTYLHAKLSASADKGSECAKCGLKCGICCFYCLEKFIRYLNHNAYTIIAIERCHFCKAAGKAFSTIVNNALQVATINSIGDFILFLGKCIVTAVTGIVGLLLLKRNSDLHFFAVPTLVICIYSFFIAHCILSLYEMVVDSLFLCVCEDRNMNGVEGKWKSSRLAELGGHKISKVDDEADGAELQDLNEKY, encoded by the exons ATGGGTTGTACTCAAAGTGAAATATCACCTCAATCAACACCTCATGAGACACCCAAGAAAGGCTGCACTGATGTTCTGTGGCTAGTTATTTACATCGTGTTTTGGATATTGATG ctCATTGTGGCgtgtatttcatttatttatggaAACCCTCAGAGACTGATAAATGGATTTGATTCTTTCGGGAATACATGTGGCGTTAAAAGCAACAAGCAACTTATGAACAATTCGCTTTCTGGTATTAACACTTTGGATAAAAAATACCTATTTTTCATGGACGTGAAAGAACTACGAAAGTCCTTAAAAATTTGTGTAAAGGAGTGTCCCAACAAAAAACTAGAATCTTTGGATGATATCAAACAGTTTTACCGTCAAACTGGTTCAAACCTGTGCAACTATCCTGTTAATGTAAACACACTACCGAATTCTGCAGaactacataattattatggaCCTTGTCCAACATTGCCGGTATATGAGTCTTTTCCGCTGTTGAACAGATGCTTTCCTAAAAAAGCTCAAGATATAGCCACAAAAGTATTCAAAGACTTTTATGAATTGCTTAACAGTTGGGATACTATTGAACAAATGCTATCAGATCTCTATTCATCCTGGAAAGAAATGATAATATGCATTATCGTAGCATTTT TATGCTCATTGCTGATGGTGTCAATTCTTCACTTACTAGCCACTTTCGTGTCATGGATATTTATGATAATAGTATCAATAGTAAGCGTAGCCGGAACAGCCCTGCTTTGGTATACTTATCACGAACTAAGGACTAAGCAAAGAAGCTTTGATGGCAGTTTCCTGGCT GAATCATTGAAGAATGAAAAAGCATTTCTTTGGTATTCTATAATTGCAACAGTTATAACT GTGATTTTGTTATTGCTCGTTTGGGTGATGCGTTCGCGAGTTTCGTTCCTCGCGGCTCTGTTTCGAGAGACAGCTCACTGTCTTGGCTCGATACCAGCATTATTCCTGCAACCAATCATTACTTTCCTATTTCTTGTAGTGTTCTTTGCATTCTGGTCTACGGTTGTG GTTTGTTTAGCTACAGCTAATTATCCTGGGATTCCGTTTAAGTCAAATTTCTTTGTCAACGAAAcagcaaataacatttatcaaAGTGGTAGACCTGCAGAAGCTCTTAACGGTATTTCAAaag ATACTTTCAAATCAATTGAATTCAGCCCGATGTGGATACACAGCATGTGGTGGATGTGTCTTATATCTTTAATCTGGGGCAGTGAGTTCATACTTGGTTGTCAGCAGATGACCATAGCAGGGGCTGTTTCACATTGGTATTTCAG GGGGGAAAACTCACATCCATCACCCGTCCTATATTCCATAGGGAAACTGTTGAAATACCATTTGGGATCTGTGGCGAAAGGATCATTTCTGATTACGCTATTCAAAATACCAAGGCTTATATTGACATATTTGCATGCCAA ACTGTCAGCGAGTGCTGATAAAGGATCGGAATGTGCGAAATGTGGTTTGAAATGCGGCATCTGCTGCTTCTATTGCCTGGAAAAGTTCATACGATATCTGAATCATAACGCATACACTATTATCGCGATCGAGAGATGTCACTTCTGCAAAGCTGCCGGCAAG GCCTTCAGTACAATAGTGAACAACGCATTGCAAGTAGCCACAATAAACAGTATCGGCGATTTCATACTGTTCCTCGGGAAATGCATAGTGACGGCGGTGACCGGCATCGTGGGCCTCCTGCTGCTCAAACGAAACTCTGACCTGCATTTCTTTGCCGTTCCAACTCTTGTTATATGCATTTATTCGTTCTTCATAGCGCACTGCATTCTGTCCCTATACgag ATGGTGGTCGATTCCTTGTTCCTCTGCGTGTGCGAAGATCGTAATATGAACGGCGTTGAAGGTAAATGGAAGAGTTCAAGATTAGCGGAACTCGGCGGTCATAAGATCAGTAAAGTCGACGACGAAGCCGACGGAGCTGAGCTGCAGGACCTCAACGAAAAGTattga
- the LOC101739401 gene encoding choline transporter-like 1 isoform X2, which translates to MGCTQSEISPQSTPHETPKKGCTDVLWLVIYIVFWILMLIVACISFIYGNPQRLINGFDSFGNTCGVKSNKQLMNNSLSGINTLDKKYLFFMDVKELRKSLKICVKECPNKKLESLDDIKQFYRQTGSNLCNYPVNVNTLPNSAELHNYYGPCPTLPVYESFPLLNRCFPKKAQDIATKVFKDFYELLNSWDTIEQMLSDLYSSWKEMIICIIVAFLCSLLMVSILHLLATFVSWIFMIIVSIVSVAGTALLWYTYHELRTKQRSFDGSFLAESLKNEKAFLWYSIIATVITVILLLLVWVMRSRVSFLAALFRETAHCLGSIPALFLQPIITFLFLVVFFAFWSTVVVCLATANYPGIPFKSNFFVNETANNIYQSGRPAEALNGISKDTFKSIEFSPMWIHSMWWMCLISLIWGSEFILGCQQMTIAGAVSHWYFRGENSHPSPVLYSIGKLLKYHLGSVAKGSFLITLFKIPRLILTYLHAKLSASADKGSECAKCGLKCGICCFYCLEKFIRYLNHNAYTIIAIERCHFCKAAGKAFSTIVNNALQVATINSIGDFILFLGKCIVTAVTGIVGLLLLKRNSDLHFFAVPTLVICIYSFFIAHCILSLYEMVVDSLFLCVCEDRNMNGVEGKWKSSRLAELGGHKISKVDDEADGAELQDLNEK; encoded by the exons ATGGGTTGTACTCAAAGTGAAATATCACCTCAATCAACACCTCATGAGACACCCAAGAAAGGCTGCACTGATGTTCTGTGGCTAGTTATTTACATCGTGTTTTGGATATTGATG ctCATTGTGGCgtgtatttcatttatttatggaAACCCTCAGAGACTGATAAATGGATTTGATTCTTTCGGGAATACATGTGGCGTTAAAAGCAACAAGCAACTTATGAACAATTCGCTTTCTGGTATTAACACTTTGGATAAAAAATACCTATTTTTCATGGACGTGAAAGAACTACGAAAGTCCTTAAAAATTTGTGTAAAGGAGTGTCCCAACAAAAAACTAGAATCTTTGGATGATATCAAACAGTTTTACCGTCAAACTGGTTCAAACCTGTGCAACTATCCTGTTAATGTAAACACACTACCGAATTCTGCAGaactacataattattatggaCCTTGTCCAACATTGCCGGTATATGAGTCTTTTCCGCTGTTGAACAGATGCTTTCCTAAAAAAGCTCAAGATATAGCCACAAAAGTATTCAAAGACTTTTATGAATTGCTTAACAGTTGGGATACTATTGAACAAATGCTATCAGATCTCTATTCATCCTGGAAAGAAATGATAATATGCATTATCGTAGCATTTT TATGCTCATTGCTGATGGTGTCAATTCTTCACTTACTAGCCACTTTCGTGTCATGGATATTTATGATAATAGTATCAATAGTAAGCGTAGCCGGAACAGCCCTGCTTTGGTATACTTATCACGAACTAAGGACTAAGCAAAGAAGCTTTGATGGCAGTTTCCTGGCT GAATCATTGAAGAATGAAAAAGCATTTCTTTGGTATTCTATAATTGCAACAGTTATAACT GTGATTTTGTTATTGCTCGTTTGGGTGATGCGTTCGCGAGTTTCGTTCCTCGCGGCTCTGTTTCGAGAGACAGCTCACTGTCTTGGCTCGATACCAGCATTATTCCTGCAACCAATCATTACTTTCCTATTTCTTGTAGTGTTCTTTGCATTCTGGTCTACGGTTGTG GTTTGTTTAGCTACAGCTAATTATCCTGGGATTCCGTTTAAGTCAAATTTCTTTGTCAACGAAAcagcaaataacatttatcaaAGTGGTAGACCTGCAGAAGCTCTTAACGGTATTTCAAaag ATACTTTCAAATCAATTGAATTCAGCCCGATGTGGATACACAGCATGTGGTGGATGTGTCTTATATCTTTAATCTGGGGCAGTGAGTTCATACTTGGTTGTCAGCAGATGACCATAGCAGGGGCTGTTTCACATTGGTATTTCAG GGGGGAAAACTCACATCCATCACCCGTCCTATATTCCATAGGGAAACTGTTGAAATACCATTTGGGATCTGTGGCGAAAGGATCATTTCTGATTACGCTATTCAAAATACCAAGGCTTATATTGACATATTTGCATGCCAA ACTGTCAGCGAGTGCTGATAAAGGATCGGAATGTGCGAAATGTGGTTTGAAATGCGGCATCTGCTGCTTCTATTGCCTGGAAAAGTTCATACGATATCTGAATCATAACGCATACACTATTATCGCGATCGAGAGATGTCACTTCTGCAAAGCTGCCGGCAAG GCCTTCAGTACAATAGTGAACAACGCATTGCAAGTAGCCACAATAAACAGTATCGGCGATTTCATACTGTTCCTCGGGAAATGCATAGTGACGGCGGTGACCGGCATCGTGGGCCTCCTGCTGCTCAAACGAAACTCTGACCTGCATTTCTTTGCCGTTCCAACTCTTGTTATATGCATTTATTCGTTCTTCATAGCGCACTGCATTCTGTCCCTATACgag ATGGTGGTCGATTCCTTGTTCCTCTGCGTGTGCGAAGATCGTAATATGAACGGCGTTGAAGGTAAATGGAAGAGTTCAAGATTAGCGGAACTCGGCGGTCATAAGATCAGTAAAGTCGACGACGAAGCCGACGGAGCTGAGCTGCAGGACCTCAACGAAAA GTAA
- the LOC101739640 gene encoding ribosome biogenesis protein BRX1 homolog, whose translation MVKVKKPSKVKQRITEPVTKDENVPLPPVRMSSDPAPKQVKWINRQRVLVFAMRGINHRHRHLMEDIKKLMPHHKTESKMERSKNLYVVNEISEMKNCNKCILFEGRKMRDLYMWISNIPNGPSAKFLVENIYTMGELKMTGNCLRGSRPLLSFDPQFTKDPHYCLLKELLVQIFGVPNYHPKSQPFFDHVYTFMVLDNRIWFRNYQILSEDGALAEIGPRFVLNPVKIFSGSFGGATLWENPKYISPAKLRQAYSRKAGNKYENRIEKKALYEATKPETGYPDIEGADFFKGNPIEKAKEVIIKEEIENETSVAEGRFVKKPVFSIKSSNRPDKVIRRKQLKAKSKLISDQIKKRKQFKKKKPSKM comes from the exons ATGGTAAAAGTTAAGAAACCTTCCAAAGTAAAACAACGAATCACTGAACCCGTAACTAAAGATGAAAATGTACCTTTACCTCCAGTACGAATGTCTAGTGATCCTGCACCCAAACAG GTGAAATGGATAAACAGACAGAGGGTACTCGTCTTTGCGATGAGAGGTATCAATCATCGTCACAGGCATTTAATGGAAGATATTAAGAAATTAATGCCACATCATAAGACAGAGTCCAAAATGGAGAGAAGCAAAAACTTGTATGTTGTTAATGAAATTAGCGAGATGAAAAACTGCAACAAATGCATTTTATTTGAAGGAAGAAAGATGAGGGATTTATATATGTGGATATCTAATATACCCAATGGACCAAGTGCTAAATTTTTGGTGGAAAAca TTTATACTATGGGGGAACTGAAAATGACTGGCAATTGTTTGAGAGGATCTAGGCCTTTGTTATCTTTCGATCCACAGTTTACAAAAGATCCTCACTACTGCTTACTGAAAGAATTACTGGTACAAATTTTTGGTGTACCTAATTATCATCCAAAAAGTCAACCATTTTTCGATCATGTGTATACCTTTATGGTATTAGATAACAGAATTTGGTTCAGAAATTATCAGATTCTGTCTGAAGATGGTGCTTTAGCTGAAATAGGACCACGATTTGTATTGAATCCT GTCAAGATATTCTCAGGATCGTTTGGTGGTGCAACATTATGGGAAAATCCTAAATACATTAGTCCTGCCAAACTAAGACAGGCTTATTCTAGAAAAGCAGGTAACAAATATGAAAACAGGATCGAAAAGAAGGCCTTGTATGAAGCAACAAAACCTGAAACAGGCTACCCTGATATAGAAGGTGCAGATTTCTTCAAAGGAAATCCAATAGAAAAGGCAAAGGAAGTGATTATAAAAG aGGAAATTGAAAACGAGACTTCTGTAGCAGAGGGTAGATTTGTGAAGAAGCcagtattttctataaaatcatCTAACCGTCCTGATAAGGTTATCAGAAGGAAACAATTGAAAGCTAAAAGCAAACTTATTTCTGATCAAATAAAGAaacgaaaacaatttaaaaagaaaaaaccttctaaaatgtaa